The Desulfuribacillus stibiiarsenatis DNA segment TAGGGTTTGTGAACAAAAGCTTCGGCTTGTACCGCTCACACAGCTCGATTAATCGATGGGTTTGTAATCCTTCATAATCTACCGGCACAGAAATAATCCGAACACCCCTAGCCCGTAACACATCTATGTAACCGATGTAGGTAGGACTTTCAATTATTACAGAATCACCATAGCTTAAGAATGTTTTGGCAATTAGTTCTATGGCTTGCTGCGAACCACTGACCGTTAGCATATGCTTGGTATCTGTTTTTACTCCAATGCTTTCAATATATTTCTGGGCTGCTTGTAAGAAAGCTGGATCTCCCACTGAGCTACTATAATCTACTAAAGCATCTGGATATTTATCAATGGCTTGCTTGGCTTTCCCTTGAATCCAAGCGACTGGTAATACATCACGGTGAAAATTTGCTACGGAAAGTTTATGTATCACATCCGTTTGCACAGAGTTAATGTGTTTAAGAACCTGGGACCTCGGAATATAATCTTGAATATCCATTTGCCACGGCTTATTAGAAGAATTTCCATGTTCGAGGTGAAAAGCATCCTTAGCAGTCGTTCCTTTCTTGACAAAGTTCCCTCTACCTTTTTCACTCGTGATTAATCCACGCTTTGCAAGTAGACGATATGCCTTCTGAACCGTCACTAACGACACTTGTAATGCGGTCGATAATTCCCGTACTGACGGTAATTGTTCCCCATCGAAGCACTGCTCTGAAATGATACGGTCTGATATGCTATTGCAAATTTGTTCGTAAATTGGAACTGCCGATGTTCGATTGATTAACACGTGATGTGGATGCATCTCGCACCATCCTCTTTTAGAGATTTCTTCCTGCTAAGTGTTATACCCTTCCGTTTACTGTTATACACTTTGCGTACTATTGTATCTCTAAAATCATTTTTTCGTAAAGAGGTGTTATACTATGGTGATGTTTTTTTATTCCATTATGTGTCTGATCTTTGGCACTACATTTTTAGCAATTAAAATTGGCTTGGAGGCCGGTTTAGCTCCTTATTTCTCTGCTGGTATACGTTTTTTCATTGCAGGACTCTTGCTTATAGGTTTTTGCTACGCACGTGGCATGAAGTTGCCTAGTACCAGATC contains these protein-coding regions:
- a CDS encoding PLP-dependent aminotransferase family protein, which gives rise to MHPHHVLINRTSAVPIYEQICNSISDRIISEQCFDGEQLPSVRELSTALQVSLVTVQKAYRLLAKRGLITSEKGRGNFVKKGTTAKDAFHLEHGNSSNKPWQMDIQDYIPRSQVLKHINSVQTDVIHKLSVANFHRDVLPVAWIQGKAKQAIDKYPDALVDYSSSVGDPAFLQAAQKYIESIGVKTDTKHMLTVSGSQQAIELIAKTFLSYGDSVIIESPTYIGYIDVLRARGVRIISVPVDYEGLQTHRLIELCERYKPKLLFTNPTFQNPTGTTLSLKRRQELIDIAESFQLIIVEDDIWSELYFQKKPPLPIKSFDSSGCVIYIKSYSKILATGCRVAVVVADQPILNRLIAAKSISDLGSPLITQVILAELLSSPELQGKMVDIRKALARRVAMTYRYLQTNLPKAVHEQMIWYQPQGGLFLWLQLPSGVHDENLLQEAIRNRLTFLPGSACYAGGEEQRFIRISYAHASEEMLEDAIITLCDVLKSEINRVKDNIYYPIT